A window from uncultured Fusobacterium sp. encodes these proteins:
- a CDS encoding DMT family transporter, translated as MNAKLRNITAMLIFGTIGLFVKNIELSSSEIALTRGFIGGVTLILATIFLKKKISFEAIKNNLYLLIFSGLAVGLNWIFLFQGYKYTSISNATLSYYFAPVFVTILAPFILKEKLTLSKFLCVLMALIGMFCIVGVDGINGGSDLIGIFYGLLAAGFYASVILMNKFLKGIDSIEITVIQLLSATITLLPYVLYVEGFGILSVSSISIPYILILGIVHTGIAYLLYFSSLQKLKGQTIAVLSYIDPVFAIVISAVVLKEELGFLQIIGGILILGSSFLSEFLNRK; from the coding sequence ATGAATGCTAAATTGAGAAATATTACAGCAATGTTAATCTTTGGAACGATAGGATTATTTGTGAAGAATATAGAGTTATCTTCAAGTGAAATCGCTTTAACAAGAGGATTTATAGGTGGAGTTACACTGATTTTAGCTACAATTTTTTTAAAAAAAAAGATATCCTTTGAGGCAATAAAGAATAATTTATATCTACTAATTTTTTCAGGGTTAGCAGTAGGACTTAACTGGATATTTTTATTTCAAGGGTATAAATACACATCTATTTCAAATGCTACTTTGAGTTATTATTTTGCACCAGTATTTGTAACAATATTAGCTCCATTTATACTAAAGGAAAAACTAACATTATCAAAATTTTTATGTGTTTTAATGGCTTTAATAGGGATGTTTTGTATAGTTGGAGTAGATGGGATAAATGGTGGAAGCGATTTAATAGGAATATTTTATGGCTTATTAGCAGCAGGATTTTATGCTAGTGTAATTTTAATGAATAAATTTTTAAAAGGGATAGATAGTATAGAAATAACAGTAATTCAACTTCTTTCTGCTACAATTACATTGTTACCATATGTTTTATATGTAGAAGGTTTTGGAATTTTAAGTGTTTCATCAATTTCAATACCATATATTTTAATTTTAGGAATTGTTCATACTGGAATAGCATATTTACTTTATTTTTCATCTCTTCAGAAGTTGAAAGGACAAACAATAGCAGTACTTAGTTACATAGATCCAGTATTTGCAATTGTTATATCAGCAGTTGTTTTAAAGGAAGAATTAGGATTTTTACAGATAATTGGTGGAATTTTAATACTAGGTTCAAGCTTTTTAAGTGAATTTTTAAATAGGAAATAA
- a CDS encoding heme-binding protein, producing the protein MKKEIEKMGIKTQEILTGEQVLSMLTAAFNDAKSKNFDVTITIVDKSGQKLGVIRSEDAGVHTLSASYKKAYTAASQKRTTLEISKGIKEGKIPEDIRYLDENFSVMEGGIPIKINETVVGGIGVGGAHGGEDSKIAMKALEVLKNMMGN; encoded by the coding sequence ATGAAAAAAGAGATTGAAAAAATGGGAATAAAAACTCAAGAAATTCTTACTGGAGAACAAGTTCTTTCTATGTTAACAGCTGCTTTTAATGATGCTAAATCTAAAAATTTTGATGTAACAATTACTATTGTAGATAAATCAGGGCAAAAACTTGGAGTAATTAGAAGTGAAGATGCAGGAGTTCATACTCTTTCTGCTAGTTATAAGAAAGCTTATACAGCAGCCTCACAAAAAAGAACAACTCTTGAGATTTCAAAAGGAATAAAGGAAGGGAAAATACCTGAGGATATAAGGTATTTAGATGAGAATTTTAGTGTAATGGAAGGTGGAATTCCTATTAAAATAAACGAAACTGTTGTTGGTGGAATAGGAGTTGGGGGAGCTCATGGAGGAGAGGATAGCAAAATTGCTATGAAGGCTCTAGAAGTTCTTAAAAATATGATGGGAAATTAA
- a CDS encoding FAD-dependent oxidoreductase: protein MNKLYDMIVIGGGPAGLTAGLYGGRAKLDTLIIEKNVPGGQITVTNEVVNYPGILETTGAKYGETLKQQALNFGVEFFQDEVIDMDFSKDIKVIKTKSGEYQALSVVIATGASPRKLGFPGEKEYEGRGVAYCATCDGEFFTDMDVFVIGAGFAAAEEAIFLTRFARKVTVIAREPEFTCAKSIADKVLAHPKIEVRFNTELLEATGDIQLRQAKFINNITKEVSEFKAAEGESFGIFVFVGYAPQSKLFQDHIAIDKYGFIPTNEDMMTNVPGIFAAGDIRPKKLRQVVTAVSDGAEAAFNIEKYVAELREKLGLVKEEAQVEKTSKVEEKRAEFLDSNLKEQLAEVVKRFDNPIELVVIKNSDEKSLEMEGVVKEIASVSDKLRFSSFNLGDNPQLEEKIKLERTPVITILDNEGNFSGIKYSTIPGGHELNSFILAMYNVAGPGQKLSEETLSKIFNIKEKVDIKIGISLSCTKCPDTVQAAQRIAVENSNIQVEVIDVFSFKDFKDKHDIMSVPAMVINNEKVYFGSKSIDEVLNLLDKIK from the coding sequence ATGAATAAATTATATGATATGATAGTAATAGGTGGTGGACCTGCTGGTTTAACAGCAGGTCTATATGGTGGTAGAGCTAAATTAGATACACTTATTATAGAAAAAAATGTTCCTGGTGGGCAGATTACTGTAACTAATGAAGTAGTTAACTATCCAGGTATCTTAGAAACAACTGGAGCTAAATATGGAGAAACTTTAAAGCAACAAGCTCTAAATTTCGGTGTTGAATTTTTTCAAGATGAAGTTATAGATATGGATTTTTCTAAGGATATAAAAGTCATAAAAACTAAATCTGGAGAGTATCAAGCTCTATCAGTAGTTATTGCTACTGGAGCTTCACCTAGAAAGTTAGGTTTCCCTGGAGAAAAGGAGTATGAAGGAAGAGGGGTAGCTTACTGTGCTACTTGTGATGGAGAGTTCTTTACAGATATGGATGTATTTGTAATTGGAGCAGGTTTTGCTGCTGCTGAAGAAGCCATCTTCTTAACAAGATTTGCCAGAAAAGTTACTGTAATAGCTAGAGAGCCTGAATTTACTTGTGCTAAATCTATAGCTGATAAAGTATTAGCTCATCCTAAAATTGAAGTCAGATTTAATACTGAACTTTTAGAGGCTACTGGAGATATTCAGTTAAGACAAGCTAAATTTATAAACAATATTACAAAAGAGGTTAGTGAGTTTAAAGCTGCTGAAGGAGAGAGCTTTGGTATATTTGTCTTTGTAGGATATGCTCCTCAAAGTAAATTATTCCAAGATCATATAGCTATTGATAAGTATGGATTTATCCCTACTAACGAGGATATGATGACTAATGTTCCAGGTATCTTTGCTGCTGGGGATATCAGACCTAAAAAGTTAAGACAAGTTGTTACTGCTGTTTCTGATGGTGCTGAAGCTGCTTTTAATATAGAAAAATATGTAGCTGAATTAAGAGAAAAATTAGGTCTTGTAAAAGAGGAAGCCCAAGTTGAAAAAACTTCAAAGGTTGAAGAAAAGAGAGCTGAGTTCCTAGATTCTAATCTTAAAGAGCAACTAGCTGAAGTAGTTAAAAGATTTGATAACCCTATTGAGTTAGTAGTTATTAAAAATAGTGATGAAAAGTCTTTAGAGATGGAAGGGGTAGTTAAAGAGATAGCTTCTGTTTCTGACAAACTTAGATTCTCATCTTTTAATCTAGGGGATAATCCTCAACTAGAAGAAAAAATTAAACTTGAGAGAACTCCAGTTATTACCATCTTAGATAATGAAGGAAATTTCTCTGGAATAAAATATTCAACTATACCAGGTGGTCATGAATTAAACTCATTTATCCTAGCTATGTATAATGTAGCTGGTCCTGGACAAAAATTAAGTGAAGAGACTTTAAGTAAAATATTTAATATTAAAGAAAAAGTTGATATTAAAATAGGAATCTCACTTAGCTGTACTAAGTGTCCAGACACTGTTCAAGCAGCTCAAAGAATAGCTGTTGAAAATAGTAATATACAAGTTGAAGTTATTGATGTTTTCTCTTTCAAAGATTTTAAAGATAAACATGATATTATGAGTGTTCCTGCTATGGTTATTAACAATGAAAAAGTTTATTTTGGAAGTAAGTCCATAGATGAAGTTCTGAACCTTTTAGATAAAATAAAATAG
- the galU gene encoding UTP--glucose-1-phosphate uridylyltransferase GalU has translation MRKVTKAVIPAAGLGTRVLPATKAQPKEMLVIVDKPSLQYIVEELVESGIKDIIIVTGRNKNSIEDHFDYSYELENTLTKDGKKELLEKVEKISSMANICYVRQNHPKGLGHAILKAKPFVGDEPFVIALGDDIVYNPDAPVAKQLIEKYEKYGSNIVGCQEVKTEDVSKYGIVKPTKKLDDKTVEMDDFIEKPSVEEAPSRLACLGRYLLTPKIFEYLEKEKPGKGGEIQLTDAILDMLKDGEKVIAYEFEGKRYDIGNKFGLLKANIEFGLRNEETKDELLNYLKNDLEL, from the coding sequence ATGAGAAAAGTAACAAAAGCAGTAATTCCTGCAGCAGGACTTGGAACAAGAGTTCTACCAGCAACAAAGGCACAACCTAAAGAGATGCTTGTTATTGTTGATAAACCATCTCTTCAATATATAGTAGAGGAATTAGTAGAATCAGGAATAAAAGATATAATAATAGTTACAGGAAGAAATAAAAACTCTATAGAGGATCATTTTGATTACTCTTATGAATTAGAAAATACTTTAACAAAAGATGGGAAAAAAGAGCTACTAGAAAAAGTTGAAAAAATATCTTCTATGGCAAATATCTGTTATGTAAGACAGAACCATCCTAAAGGATTGGGACATGCTATACTTAAGGCTAAACCATTTGTGGGAGATGAGCCATTTGTAATAGCTTTAGGAGATGATATTGTATATAATCCAGATGCTCCAGTAGCAAAACAGCTTATAGAAAAGTATGAAAAATATGGAAGCAATATAGTTGGTTGTCAAGAGGTAAAAACAGAAGATGTATCTAAATATGGTATAGTAAAACCTACAAAAAAACTTGATGATAAAACTGTGGAAATGGATGACTTTATAGAAAAACCATCTGTGGAAGAGGCACCATCAAGACTTGCTTGTCTTGGAAGATACTTACTTACTCCAAAAATCTTTGAATATCTTGAGAAGGAAAAGCCAGGAAAAGGTGGAGAGATCCAACTTACTGATGCTATATTAGATATGTTAAAAGATGGAGAAAAAGTTATAGCTTACGAATTTGAAGGAAAAAGATATGATATTGGAAATAAGTTTGGACTTTTAAAAGCTAATATAGAGTTTGGGCTTAGAAATGAAGAGACAAAAGATGAGTTATTAAATTATTTAAAAAATGACTTAGAGTTATAA
- the metG gene encoding methionine--tRNA ligase, with amino-acid sequence MDIERRDIVSKNFYVTTPIYYVNGDPHVGSAYTTIAADVMARYKRTMGYDAYFLTGTDEHGQKVEETAKQKGYTPQQWTDIMAPRFKEMWAKLGIEYSDFIRTTEPRHKEAVKKILKKVYEKGDIYKGEYSGKYCVSCETFVPENQIVNGNHCPDCGKELRVVKEESYFFKMSKYQDALLEHIEKHPDFILPRSRRNEVVSFIKQGLQDLSISRNTFEWGIPIEFAPGHITYVWFDALTNYLTAVGYENNPEMFDKYWNNAEVMHLLGKDIVRFHAIIWPCMLLSAGEKLPDKVVAHGWWTSEGEKMSKSKGNVVDPISEVEKYGVDAFRYCLMREVQFGNDGDYSTKSVVTRINSDLANDLGNLLNRTLGMYKKYFGGVVVNGTTRDKYDDEIETLWTEVVKEVEEQMNIVQYSKALEAIWKFISRLNKYIDETAPWTLAKDEANKDRLAVVMNHLIDGLYKAAVMVYPYMPTSAQKIWNQLGETRDIHTAKVEEIMGWNLLKEGHVLGNAEPIFPRLDLEALEAPKKDPMQVNEDLEVENPIDITDFDKVNIQVVEILEAGKVKGADKLLKFKVSVGDHVRQILSGIAKYYPEPEKLVGKKVLAITNLKPRKMRGEISQGMLLSTEDKNGLRLVEINTEVENGSKAK; translated from the coding sequence ATGGATATAGAGAGGAGAGATATCGTGAGTAAAAATTTTTATGTAACAACACCAATATACTATGTAAATGGAGATCCACATGTTGGAAGTGCTTATACAACAATAGCAGCAGATGTTATGGCAAGATATAAGAGAACTATGGGGTATGATGCTTATTTCTTAACAGGAACAGATGAGCATGGACAAAAAGTTGAGGAGACAGCAAAACAAAAGGGATATACTCCACAACAATGGACAGATATAATGGCTCCAAGATTTAAAGAGATGTGGGCGAAATTAGGAATAGAGTATTCAGACTTTATTAGAACAACTGAGCCAAGACACAAAGAGGCAGTTAAAAAAATACTAAAAAAAGTTTATGAAAAGGGAGATATTTACAAGGGAGAATATTCAGGAAAATACTGTGTTTCTTGTGAAACATTTGTACCTGAAAATCAAATAGTAAATGGAAATCATTGTCCAGACTGTGGAAAAGAGTTAAGAGTAGTAAAAGAAGAATCTTACTTCTTTAAAATGTCAAAATATCAAGATGCACTATTAGAGCATATTGAAAAACACCCAGACTTTATACTACCTCGTTCAAGAAGAAATGAAGTAGTTTCTTTTATAAAGCAAGGATTACAAGATCTATCTATTTCTAGAAACACTTTTGAATGGGGAATTCCTATTGAGTTTGCTCCTGGACATATAACTTATGTTTGGTTTGATGCTTTAACTAACTACTTAACAGCTGTGGGATATGAGAATAATCCTGAAATGTTTGATAAATACTGGAATAATGCTGAGGTAATGCACCTATTAGGAAAGGATATAGTTAGATTCCATGCTATAATTTGGCCTTGTATGTTACTATCAGCAGGGGAAAAACTTCCTGATAAAGTAGTAGCTCATGGTTGGTGGACTTCTGAGGGAGAAAAGATGTCAAAATCTAAGGGAAATGTTGTAGACCCTATATCAGAAGTAGAAAAATATGGAGTAGATGCTTTCAGATATTGCCTAATGAGAGAGGTTCAATTTGGAAATGATGGAGACTACTCTACAAAATCAGTAGTTACAAGAATCAACTCTGATCTTGCTAACGATTTAGGAAACTTATTAAATAGAACATTGGGAATGTATAAAAAATACTTTGGTGGAGTAGTTGTAAATGGAACTACTAGAGATAAATATGATGATGAGATAGAAACTCTATGGACAGAGGTAGTAAAAGAAGTTGAGGAGCAAATGAATATAGTTCAATACTCTAAAGCTCTTGAAGCTATTTGGAAATTTATCTCAAGATTAAATAAATATATAGATGAGACAGCTCCATGGACATTAGCTAAAGATGAGGCTAACAAAGATAGACTTGCTGTTGTAATGAATCATCTAATAGATGGATTATATAAAGCAGCTGTTATGGTTTATCCATATATGCCAACTTCAGCTCAAAAAATTTGGAATCAATTAGGAGAAACTAGAGATATCCATACAGCAAAAGTTGAAGAGATCATGGGATGGAATCTATTAAAAGAGGGACATGTATTAGGAAATGCTGAACCAATATTCCCAAGACTTGATTTAGAAGCATTAGAAGCTCCTAAAAAAGATCCTATGCAAGTAAATGAGGATTTAGAAGTGGAAAATCCTATTGATATAACAGATTTTGACAAAGTAAATATTCAAGTTGTAGAGATTTTAGAAGCTGGAAAAGTAAAGGGAGCAGATAAGCTTTTAAAATTTAAAGTAAGCGTTGGAGATCATGTAAGACAAATTCTTTCTGGAATTGCTAAATACTACCCAGAGCCAGAAAAATTAGTAGGTAAAAAAGTTTTAGCTATTACTAACTTAAAACCTAGAAAGATGAGAGGAGAAATCTCTCAAGGAATGCTTTTAAGTACAGAGGATAAAAATGGATTAAGACTTGTAGAGATAAATACAGAAGTGGAAAATGGATCAAAAGCAAAATAA
- a CDS encoding DJ-1 family glyoxalase III, with translation MSKKVYVLLAEGFELIEAMTPVDVLRRGGVEVVTVSISESKEVTSAQKVTVKSDTTIFENTLTDGDMLVLPGGYPGYVNLGNSKEVGEILKHYESNNKLVGAICGGPTVLVKNNVFKGRNITCHSSVVDEMNGYSCSNTKTQTDSNLITGMGAGLALDFAFSLAEKLLDNETILKIKKGMELA, from the coding sequence ATGTCTAAAAAAGTTTATGTTCTTTTAGCTGAAGGATTCGAACTTATCGAAGCTATGACACCTGTTGATGTTTTAAGAAGAGGAGGAGTTGAAGTAGTTACTGTTTCTATTTCTGAAAGTAAAGAAGTAACTTCAGCTCAAAAAGTAACTGTTAAAAGTGATACTACAATTTTTGAAAATACTTTAACAGATGGTGATATGTTAGTTCTACCAGGTGGATATCCTGGATATGTAAATCTTGGAAACTCTAAAGAGGTTGGAGAAATTCTTAAACATTATGAAAGTAACAATAAATTAGTTGGAGCTATCTGTGGAGGTCCTACTGTTCTTGTTAAAAATAATGTTTTTAAAGGAAGAAATATCACTTGTCACTCTTCTGTTGTAGATGAAATGAATGGATATTCTTGTTCTAATACAAAAACACAGACAGATTCTAATCTAATAACTGGTATGGGAGCTGGATTAGCTTTAGATTTTGCTTTTTCCCTTGCTGAAAAATTATTAGATAACGAAACTATCTTAAAAATAAAAAAAGGAATGGAGCTTGCTTAA
- a CDS encoding lysine exporter LysO family protein: protein MLGIILSVIIGVIGGLFFKNSFILSNVDSLISLGLCLLLFFVGMDIGNNDDVFKHLKNINKKILLLPFITIIGSLIGGAVASYFLTLNLGEGVAISSGMGWYSFSAIELSKIDAHLGGVAFLSNVFRELCAILLIPFIAKKIGSYESVATAGATAMDSVLPVINKSNPPDVSIIAFYSGLVITIVVPILVPTVVSIFSLN, encoded by the coding sequence ATGTTAGGTATAATTCTTTCAGTTATCATTGGAGTCATTGGAGGACTTTTTTTCAAAAACTCTTTCATTTTATCCAATGTTGATTCTCTCATTAGTTTAGGACTTTGTTTACTTTTATTCTTTGTAGGGATGGATATTGGAAATAATGATGATGTGTTTAAGCATCTTAAAAATATAAATAAAAAAATTCTTCTCCTTCCTTTTATAACTATTATTGGTTCTCTTATTGGAGGAGCAGTTGCTTCTTATTTCTTAACTTTAAACCTAGGGGAAGGGGTAGCTATTTCTTCTGGAATGGGATGGTATTCTTTTTCAGCTATCGAACTTTCAAAAATAGATGCACATCTAGGTGGAGTTGCTTTTTTATCAAATGTTTTTAGAGAACTTTGTGCAATTTTGTTAATTCCATTTATAGCTAAAAAAATAGGTTCTTATGAGTCTGTTGCTACAGCTGGAGCTACTGCTATGGATTCTGTCTTACCAGTAATTAACAAAAGTAATCCTCCTGATGTTTCAATTATAGCTTTTTATTCAGGATTAGTTATAACAATAGTTGTTCCTATTCTTGTTCCAACTGTTGTTTCAATATTTTCATTAAATTAA
- a CDS encoding lysophospholipid acyltransferase family protein encodes MEENKETLKYRRYGTMLYYLLQLVRKTLKIQIIKNEKIDEKKESYIFAFWHNKLVASTLCLDYIEKRAVLASPSKDGELISVPLERLGYQMIRGSSDKNSTSSLISLIKFMKKGYCIGTPVDGPKGPIYEVKPGMIYLAQKGKKYIIPTGTAYKSKWEFKKAWDRFQFPKPFTKMVYIMGEPIEVPADADIEEYCEKIKNELNKLDKEAEKYI; translated from the coding sequence ATGGAAGAAAATAAAGAAACATTAAAATATAGAAGATATGGAACAATGCTTTATTATTTACTTCAATTAGTAAGAAAAACTTTAAAAATTCAAATAATAAAAAATGAAAAAATAGATGAAAAAAAAGAAAGTTATATTTTTGCATTTTGGCATAATAAGTTAGTTGCTTCAACTCTTTGTTTAGATTATATAGAAAAGAGAGCAGTATTAGCAAGTCCCTCTAAAGATGGAGAGTTGATCTCTGTTCCTTTAGAGAGATTAGGGTATCAGATGATAAGAGGTTCATCAGATAAAAACTCTACTTCAAGCTTAATATCATTAATTAAGTTTATGAAAAAAGGATATTGTATAGGAACTCCAGTAGATGGACCTAAAGGACCTATATATGAAGTAAAACCTGGAATGATATATTTAGCCCAAAAAGGAAAAAAATATATAATTCCTACAGGAACTGCTTATAAAAGTAAGTGGGAGTTTAAAAAAGCTTGGGATAGATTTCAATTTCCAAAGCCTTTTACTAAGATGGTTTATATTATGGGAGAACCTATTGAAGTACCAGCAGATGCAGATATAGAAGAGTATTGTGAAAAAATAAAAAACGAGTTAAATAAACTTGATAAAGAAGCAGAAAAATATATTTAA
- the ahpC gene encoding alkyl hydroperoxide reductase subunit C, producing MALIGKKINEFKATAYQNGEFINITSDNLRGKWSVVVFYPADFTFVCPTELEDLADHYEKFKAEGCEVYSVSTDTHFVHKAWHDTSDRIKKIQFPMVADPTGKISREFEVLVEEEGLALRGSFVINPEGTIVAYEVHDMGIGREASELLRKLQAAKFVAEHGEVCPAKWQPGKETLKPSIDLVGKL from the coding sequence ATGGCATTAATTGGAAAAAAAATAAATGAATTTAAAGCAACTGCTTATCAAAATGGTGAGTTTATAAATATAACAAGTGATAATTTAAGAGGAAAATGGTCTGTAGTTGTATTCTATCCAGCTGATTTCACTTTCGTATGTCCTACAGAATTAGAGGATTTAGCTGATCATTATGAAAAGTTTAAAGCAGAAGGATGTGAAGTTTATTCTGTTTCAACAGATACTCACTTCGTTCATAAAGCTTGGCATGATACATCAGATAGAATTAAAAAAATTCAATTCCCGATGGTAGCAGATCCTACTGGAAAAATCTCTAGAGAGTTTGAAGTTTTAGTTGAAGAGGAAGGATTAGCTTTAAGAGGAAGCTTTGTAATCAATCCTGAAGGAACAATTGTAGCTTATGAAGTGCATGATATGGGAATTGGAAGAGAAGCTAGTGAACTTCTTAGAAAATTACAAGCAGCTAAATTTGTAGCTGAACATGGTGAGGTTTGTCCTGCTAAGTGGCAACCTGGAAAAGAAACTTTAAAACCTTCTATTGATTTAGTAGGTAAGCTATAA
- a CDS encoding type I phosphomannose isomerase catalytic subunit: MYPLKFKKTLVKKVWGGRKFNTVLNMSLPDENLYGESWEVSSHKGGLSYIENGKYAGKTLVELIEENKEEILGEEIVARFKGQFPLLIKYLDINDRLSVQVHPSDEYALRVEGEFGKSECWYVMEASEDATLILGVKEGINKEIFKEKVDKKEFDGLFNTVKVKKGDFINLLPGVIHATLEGSILICEVQQNSDTTYRIYDFDRLVDGKLRELHIDKALEVIDFDGKVEVTTNESRQKISLVGAEKEELVRGKYFNVDKYLIDGEFEDETNKNFKILSILDGEGEIICDNNSYSIKKGDTYFIPAGLKTVLKGKVEILKSYL; this comes from the coding sequence ATGTATCCATTAAAATTTAAAAAAACATTAGTAAAAAAAGTTTGGGGTGGAAGAAAATTTAATACAGTTTTAAATATGAGTTTACCAGATGAAAATTTATATGGAGAGTCTTGGGAAGTAAGTTCTCATAAAGGGGGACTTTCATATATTGAAAATGGTAAGTATGCAGGAAAAACTTTAGTTGAGTTAATAGAAGAGAATAAAGAAGAAATTTTAGGAGAAGAGATAGTAGCAAGATTTAAAGGACAGTTTCCATTACTTATAAAATATTTAGATATAAATGATAGATTATCAGTTCAGGTTCATCCTAGTGATGAATATGCTCTTAGAGTAGAAGGAGAATTTGGCAAGAGTGAATGCTGGTATGTAATGGAAGCAAGTGAAGATGCAACTCTTATTTTAGGAGTAAAGGAAGGAATAAATAAAGAGATTTTTAAAGAAAAAGTGGATAAAAAAGAGTTTGATGGATTATTCAATACAGTAAAAGTAAAAAAAGGAGATTTCATAAATCTTTTACCAGGTGTAATTCATGCAACATTAGAAGGATCAATTTTAATATGTGAAGTTCAACAAAACTCTGATACAACTTATAGAATATATGATTTTGATAGATTAGTTGATGGTAAATTAAGAGAACTACATATAGATAAAGCTTTAGAAGTAATAGATTTTGATGGTAAAGTAGAGGTTACTACTAATGAAAGTAGACAAAAAATATCTCTAGTAGGAGCTGAAAAAGAGGAATTAGTAAGAGGAAAATATTTTAATGTAGATAAATATCTAATAGATGGAGAGTTTGAAGATGAAACAAATAAAAACTTTAAAATTCTATCAATATTAGATGGAGAGGGAGAGATTATTTGTGATAATAATTCTTACTCTATAAAAAAAGGAGATACATACTTCATTCCAGCTGGATTAAAAACAGTTTTAAAAGGAAAAGTTGAGATTTTAAAATCTTATTTATAA
- a CDS encoding LysO family transporter has protein sequence MQTIILYVFIILIGFFIAKKNFIPNSMKSKISHFQTAALYFLLAFMGYKIGANDNIINNLSQLGLQAIVITIFAIVFSILLVFLIYRGGQK, from the coding sequence ATGCAAACTATCATCTTATATGTTTTTATTATCTTAATAGGATTTTTTATAGCTAAAAAAAATTTTATACCCAATAGCATGAAAAGTAAAATAAGTCACTTTCAAACTGCTGCCTTATATTTTCTATTAGCTTTTATGGGATACAAAATCGGAGCAAATGATAATATCATAAATAACCTTTCACAATTAGGATTACAAGCTATTGTTATTACCATTTTTGCTATTGTATTCAGTATTTTACTTGTATTTTTAATATATAGAGGAGGGCAAAAATAA
- a CDS encoding aldose epimerase family protein, with product MEIKVKNWGVTKKNETVLMYTLKNEFMEVEILNYGGVIRKISVPDKNGNMENVVLNLPTIKDYEERSPYFGSLIGRNAGRISNGKFTLNGENFTLAKNSGENNLHGGINNFGHKIWNVEELKNDDSIGLRLTLESPHLEEGFPGNVKVEVKYILKDNEFSLEYYGTTDRPTYLNLTNHSYFNLSGNFKRDINDEYLQLDCDKFIAVDESTLPVEIKDVTNTAFDFREKTLLSDSLSSEDKQIKIVNQGLDHPFILNHSKKDLIQLEDKTSGRVLTVVTDQPAVVIYTGNYLYEVGKLNDDIECKKHMGICFETQNYADALRFLPDKAYITTPEHPYVQRTKYIFSK from the coding sequence ATGGAAATAAAAGTTAAAAATTGGGGAGTTACTAAAAAAAATGAAACAGTTCTTATGTATACCCTAAAAAATGAATTTATGGAAGTTGAAATCTTAAATTATGGAGGAGTTATTAGAAAGATTTCTGTTCCTGATAAAAATGGAAATATGGAAAATGTAGTATTAAATCTACCAACAATAAAAGATTATGAGGAAAGATCTCCTTATTTTGGATCTTTAATTGGAAGAAATGCTGGAAGAATAAGTAATGGAAAATTTACTTTAAATGGTGAAAATTTTACTTTAGCTAAAAATTCTGGTGAAAATAATTTACATGGTGGAATTAATAACTTTGGACATAAAATTTGGAATGTTGAAGAATTAAAAAACGATGATTCTATTGGTTTAAGACTTACTTTAGAAAGTCCTCATTTAGAAGAAGGATTTCCTGGAAATGTAAAAGTTGAAGTTAAGTATATTTTAAAAGATAATGAGTTTTCTCTAGAATATTATGGAACTACTGATAGACCTACTTATTTGAATTTAACTAATCACTCTTATTTCAATTTAAGTGGAAATTTTAAAAGAGATATTAATGATGAATATTTACAATTAGATTGTGATAAATTTATAGCTGTAGATGAATCAACTTTACCTGTAGAGATAAAAGATGTAACTAATACAGCTTTTGACTTTAGAGAAAAAACTCTACTTTCTGATTCTTTATCTTCTGAAGATAAACAGATAAAAATTGTAAACCAAGGACTTGATCATCCTTTTATTTTAAACCATTCTAAGAAAGATCTTATACAATTAGAAGACAAAACTTCAGGTAGAGTTTTAACTGTTGTTACTGATCAACCTGCTGTTGTTATTTATACTGGTAACTATCTATATGAAGTTGGAAAATTAAATGATGATATAGAGTGTAAAAAACACATGGGAATTTGTTTTGAAACTCAAAACTATGCTGATGCTTTAAGATTTTTACCAGACAAAGCTTATATAACTACTCCTGAACATCCATATGTTCAAAGAACAAAATATATTTTTTCTAAATAA